One genomic window of Corynebacterium sp. sy039 includes the following:
- a CDS encoding dihydroxyacetone kinase family protein: MNTSHNQSTASFRNDPAQFLPEALGGFIAGHPDASWHDNGFIGRTSPITTDAGAPAVALVSGGGSGHEPLHAGFLGSGMLSAVCPGLLFTSPNAVQITQATRWADQGAGVVHIVKNYTGDVMNFHVARQATHDVDTAVILVADDVATDLGDDDTRPGRRGTAATILVEKIAGAAAQRGDNLSEVARIGQWVADNSRSMAVALAPGHNPTHGRTTFDLPHGKMEVGVGIHGERGVERVDSKAAQEIVAQLLDDIMRGLELNHDEKELICIVNGLGGTTALELSLIFGCVVEQLAAQGIHLRRALVGSYVTAMNMAGVSITLTRSTDEIIQLLDAPTSAPNWPRVIAGDKEHPIEYSAATMHFDDALPSDGTENTWLSNFISRVQGAISQLSELDRLAGDGDFGDNMAAAFGTIDLPLRGSNADVLEALAQRLFIRAGGTSGAVFGTLFRELAAAMHTAHNDVIGLSTGLSAALNAITELGGAQPGDNTLVDALAPAAHTAKQTQEQGCTNFAQLLEHCYRAATEGAKSTRNMAAKKGRASYVGDAAIGVVDPGAIVMSWLLGGSGKVSDFT; encoded by the coding sequence ATGAACACCTCGCACAATCAATCGACCGCATCGTTTCGCAATGATCCTGCACAATTTCTACCTGAGGCATTAGGCGGTTTCATTGCTGGACATCCCGATGCATCTTGGCATGACAATGGTTTTATTGGTCGTACCTCCCCTATCACTACCGATGCTGGTGCACCGGCTGTAGCGCTTGTGTCAGGAGGTGGTTCTGGGCATGAACCACTGCACGCAGGATTTCTCGGTAGCGGCATGCTCAGCGCCGTGTGCCCAGGTCTACTTTTTACTTCACCAAATGCAGTTCAGATTACTCAAGCAACACGGTGGGCAGACCAAGGTGCTGGTGTAGTGCACATCGTCAAAAACTACACCGGTGATGTCATGAATTTTCATGTAGCACGCCAAGCCACACACGACGTAGATACCGCCGTCATTCTCGTCGCTGATGATGTTGCTACCGACCTGGGTGATGACGATACTAGACCAGGACGACGCGGTACCGCAGCAACTATCCTCGTAGAAAAAATTGCTGGTGCTGCTGCTCAGCGTGGAGATAACCTGAGTGAAGTAGCACGCATTGGACAATGGGTTGCCGATAATTCTCGTAGTATGGCAGTTGCGCTCGCTCCCGGACACAATCCAACTCATGGTCGCACTACCTTTGATCTTCCTCATGGAAAAATGGAGGTCGGAGTAGGTATTCACGGTGAGCGTGGCGTGGAACGCGTTGACAGCAAAGCCGCTCAAGAAATCGTTGCACAGCTTCTCGACGACATCATGCGTGGGCTAGAACTCAATCACGATGAGAAAGAACTTATTTGCATTGTCAATGGTTTGGGCGGGACAACAGCATTAGAGCTATCACTTATTTTTGGCTGCGTCGTAGAGCAATTAGCTGCCCAAGGCATTCATCTTCGCCGTGCCTTAGTGGGCAGTTATGTTACTGCAATGAATATGGCAGGTGTTTCCATAACGCTAACGCGCAGCACAGATGAAATCATCCAACTGCTTGATGCCCCTACTAGCGCCCCAAATTGGCCACGAGTGATTGCCGGCGACAAAGAACACCCTATTGAATATAGCGCTGCAACTATGCACTTCGACGACGCATTACCATCCGACGGTACTGAAAATACTTGGTTGAGCAACTTTATTAGTAGAGTTCAAGGCGCTATTTCTCAACTTAGCGAACTCGATCGCTTAGCTGGCGACGGCGACTTCGGTGACAATATGGCAGCAGCCTTTGGCACTATTGATTTACCACTTCGAGGCAGCAATGCCGATGTTCTTGAAGCACTAGCACAGCGATTATTCATCCGCGCGGGCGGCACATCTGGTGCCGTATTCGGTACACTTTTCCGAGAACTAGCTGCTGCAATGCATACAGCGCATAATGACGTTATAGGTCTTAGCACTGGCCTTAGCGCAGCACTCAACGCTATTACCGAGCTCGGCGGAGCTCAACCCGGCGACAATACCTTGGTAGACGCATTAGCACCTGCTGCCCATACAGCTAAACAAACACAAGAACAAGGCTGCACCAATTTTGCTCAATTGCTAGAACACTGCTATCGTGCCGCAACGGAAGGTGCTAAGAGCACTCGTAATATGGCAGCAAAGAAAGGTCGCGCTAGTTATGTTGGTGACGCTGCCATAGGAGTCGTCGATCCAGGAGCTATTGTGATGTCTTGGCTCCTCGGCGGCAGCGGAAAGGTAAGCGATTTCACATAA
- a CDS encoding D-alanine--D-alanine ligase family protein, which translates to MKTHEDSRIKIAVIYGGQSSEHSVSCVSAGAIMAHLDPERYEIYPVGITKDGVWTIGESDPKKLQIVDRRMPEVTLTKELNLSVNPQTKGKFRFNDGQTYADVDVVFPVLHGKYGEDGTIQGMLELSGLPYVGTGVLSSACGMDKEYTKKLLRVAGLPIGREVIVSGADTLTAEDKEYLGLPVFVKPARGGSSIGISRVEQWDDLEQAITLAREHDDKVIVEAEIIGAEVECGVLENAQGQLLASVPAQLLDTNEGEEGFYGFDTKYLDNIVQAKIPADLPEETIELIRSLALRAFRALNCKGLARVDFFVTDSGPLINEINTMPGFTPISMYPQVLAASDISYETLLNELIANALA; encoded by the coding sequence ATGAAAACTCATGAAGATTCTCGCATAAAAATTGCTGTTATCTATGGTGGGCAGAGCTCAGAACATAGCGTATCGTGTGTGTCGGCAGGTGCTATCATGGCACATCTTGATCCAGAACGATATGAGATTTATCCAGTAGGCATTACCAAAGATGGTGTGTGGACAATAGGGGAGAGTGACCCTAAGAAACTACAGATCGTCGATAGGCGTATGCCTGAAGTGACTTTAACGAAAGAACTGAACTTATCAGTAAATCCACAGACCAAAGGAAAATTCCGCTTCAACGACGGGCAAACCTATGCTGATGTGGATGTTGTTTTCCCAGTGCTGCATGGAAAGTATGGGGAGGACGGTACCATTCAAGGAATGCTAGAGCTATCTGGGCTACCTTATGTAGGTACTGGAGTGCTCAGTTCTGCTTGCGGAATGGATAAGGAATATACCAAAAAACTTTTGCGAGTGGCAGGGCTGCCCATTGGGCGAGAAGTGATTGTATCTGGTGCAGATACGCTCACGGCTGAGGACAAAGAATATCTAGGCTTGCCAGTGTTCGTGAAACCTGCTCGGGGTGGTTCCTCCATTGGTATTTCTCGAGTAGAACAGTGGGATGATCTCGAACAAGCTATAACTCTTGCCCGTGAGCATGACGATAAAGTCATCGTTGAGGCAGAGATTATCGGTGCTGAAGTAGAGTGCGGTGTATTAGAAAATGCACAAGGGCAATTACTTGCCTCGGTACCAGCACAATTGCTTGATACTAACGAAGGCGAAGAAGGCTTTTATGGTTTTGACACCAAGTACCTTGATAATATCGTTCAAGCAAAAATACCCGCTGACTTGCCTGAAGAAACTATAGAGCTTATTCGTTCACTTGCGCTTAGAGCATTTCGTGCACTTAATTGTAAAGGCTTGGCTCGAGTAGATTTCTTTGTTACGGATTCCGGTCCACTGATTAATGAAATAAACACAATGCCAGGTTTTACACCAATATCAATGTATCCTCAGGTACTGGCAGCGAGCGATATTTCCTATGAAACGTTGCTTAACGAACTAATCGCTAACGCACTGGCATAA
- a CDS encoding IclR family transcriptional regulator, producing the protein MGQLNIPSEKHTHHDSTAISADIEHATSGIKVLDRAVLIMFSVAGQPRSLAELAQETQLPRATAHRLATALEAHHLLTRGSDGRWRIGTALASLTNQHSTRLIDAAHNTMTRLMDTTHESVQLYQLAGTTRMCIAAQEPDSGLQNTVPVGTRLTLQAGSAAKVFLAYGSSELSERILPAAQHITPSDLETIRQKGWAESISEREIGLASCSAPIFDSAKQLIAVLSISGPSERLKPSPGQLWAEQLIQAANNVTALLAQ; encoded by the coding sequence ATGGGACAGCTTAACATACCTTCCGAGAAACACACGCATCATGACAGCACTGCCATATCTGCCGATATTGAACATGCGACAAGTGGAATTAAAGTGCTTGACCGAGCAGTTCTCATTATGTTTAGCGTTGCCGGGCAACCGCGTTCCCTCGCTGAACTTGCACAAGAGACACAATTGCCACGTGCAACAGCGCATCGCTTAGCTACTGCCCTCGAAGCACATCATCTTCTTACTCGCGGTAGCGATGGTCGATGGCGCATTGGTACTGCATTAGCATCACTGACTAATCAGCACTCCACCAGGCTTATCGACGCCGCGCATAACACAATGACCCGTCTCATGGACACCACTCATGAATCGGTACAACTCTATCAATTAGCTGGTACAACACGAATGTGTATTGCAGCTCAAGAACCAGACTCAGGATTGCAAAACACAGTACCGGTAGGTACACGACTTACCCTCCAAGCAGGCTCCGCAGCAAAAGTATTTCTCGCTTATGGTTCATCAGAACTCAGTGAACGCATCCTACCTGCTGCACAGCACATCACTCCAAGTGATTTGGAAACAATCAGACAGAAAGGGTGGGCAGAATCAATATCCGAACGAGAAATAGGTTTAGCGAGCTGCTCTGCCCCAATTTTTGACTCCGCCAAACAACTTATCGCTGTGCTATCCATTTCCGGTCCGTCGGAAAGGCTTAAGCCATCACCGGGACAACTGTGGGCAGAACAACTCATACAAGCAGCTAATAATGTTACTGCGCTCTTAGCGCAGTAG
- a CDS encoding NUDIX hydrolase, giving the protein MTKKLQQVSHETTKDNQSGLAITGRYQKIDAQPAKEYKRSTIAAGAVLWRGDKADPQSHEVAIIHRPHYDDWSLAKGKVDPGESLATTAVREIKEETGFDVRLEKLLGKVHYPVGDRMKIVYYWTAEVVGGEFEPNNEVDEIRWLSVEEAKKLLSYDVDRNILEKAQKRLSLPTTARVLYVRHAHAHKRSSWAGNDNIRPLDRKGRRQAELLVPLLKAYKPEVIYSALPDRCQTTVRPLAEDLALEVHIDELLGDDGWLENMKGAKKAFDDIVAQGGVSVVCSQGLTIPDMLGSLSARGRLPLEHIRAKKASVWVLSFHGSELIGADYIESPLPVK; this is encoded by the coding sequence ATGACCAAAAAGCTACAACAGGTATCACACGAAACTACAAAAGATAATCAATCTGGATTAGCAATAACCGGACGTTATCAAAAAATTGATGCACAACCAGCTAAAGAGTATAAGCGCTCTACTATTGCTGCTGGTGCAGTATTGTGGCGCGGTGATAAAGCTGATCCACAGTCACATGAAGTAGCAATCATTCACCGTCCACATTACGATGATTGGTCTTTAGCCAAAGGAAAAGTCGATCCTGGTGAATCTTTAGCCACGACGGCAGTGCGAGAGATCAAAGAGGAAACAGGATTTGATGTTCGGCTTGAAAAACTACTAGGTAAAGTGCATTATCCAGTGGGCGACCGTATGAAGATTGTGTACTACTGGACAGCAGAGGTTGTTGGTGGAGAGTTTGAGCCAAATAATGAGGTCGATGAAATTCGCTGGTTAAGCGTCGAAGAAGCCAAAAAACTGCTGAGTTATGACGTTGATCGCAACATATTAGAAAAGGCACAGAAACGTCTTAGTCTACCTACGACTGCACGAGTGCTTTATGTTCGCCATGCTCATGCCCATAAGCGCTCGTCCTGGGCGGGTAACGACAATATCCGACCTTTGGATCGGAAAGGACGTCGACAAGCTGAATTATTGGTTCCGCTGCTCAAGGCGTATAAACCAGAGGTAATTTATTCTGCGTTGCCCGATCGTTGCCAGACAACAGTACGCCCACTTGCCGAAGATTTAGCTCTTGAAGTGCACATTGATGAGCTTTTGGGTGATGATGGCTGGTTAGAAAATATGAAAGGCGCAAAGAAAGCCTTTGACGACATCGTCGCTCAAGGAGGTGTAAGCGTTGTCTGTAGTCAAGGGCTCACAATCCCAGATATGCTTGGTTCACTGTCTGCTCGGGGACGACTGCCACTCGAGCATATTCGCGCTAAGAAAGCTAGTGTATGGGTGCTTTCCTTTCATGGTTCGGAATTAATCGGAGCGGATTACATCGAAAGCCCACTGCCAGTGAAATGA
- a CDS encoding DUF3515 domain-containing protein — protein sequence MQNEHYKTIPIVIALVLAIALVIAVLVGARVVAHRAAHQPVAMPVIDSPEAESTECADFISALPDTFLGHRRATIADPVPAGVAAWQSSSTERITLRCGVNLPLQYSELSPLQNYGDTQWLRVADPTPQSSMQSWYSTNRSPVIAISADAPALNKEFNPAELKDALNKLSKNTVQPYPIALNNLVPAQLTDQQQQQCSAFLAALPPTLGTEPQYSAVPEAKLTQRAVNNMAAWVVDGYEPIVVRCGVEFPEKYQAGAQIQQVNNVAWFEDTSAENSTTASTWFAVDRSITVAVSVPQSSGNAALVSITQALDETIPVR from the coding sequence ATGCAGAATGAACACTATAAAACCATTCCCATTGTTATTGCTCTGGTTTTAGCTATTGCGCTCGTTATTGCTGTGTTAGTTGGTGCGCGTGTTGTGGCACACCGTGCAGCACACCAACCAGTTGCAATGCCGGTAATAGACTCTCCAGAAGCAGAATCTACTGAATGTGCTGATTTTATTTCTGCATTACCAGATACTTTCCTTGGTCATCGCCGAGCGACGATTGCCGATCCTGTTCCTGCTGGAGTAGCAGCATGGCAGTCAAGTTCCACAGAAAGAATAACCCTACGCTGTGGCGTAAATTTACCCTTGCAATATAGTGAACTTTCTCCACTGCAAAATTATGGTGACACACAATGGTTGCGTGTAGCTGATCCCACCCCACAATCCTCTATGCAAAGCTGGTACAGCACCAATAGGTCGCCGGTTATTGCTATTTCTGCGGATGCTCCGGCATTAAACAAAGAGTTCAACCCTGCAGAACTCAAGGATGCTCTGAATAAATTATCAAAGAATACAGTGCAGCCTTACCCGATTGCATTAAATAACCTTGTCCCGGCGCAACTGACTGATCAACAGCAGCAACAATGTTCTGCTTTTTTAGCTGCATTACCTCCTACCTTAGGAACCGAACCACAATATTCTGCTGTACCTGAAGCAAAATTAACTCAACGGGCAGTAAATAATATGGCAGCGTGGGTTGTGGATGGCTATGAACCTATTGTTGTTCGCTGTGGAGTAGAGTTTCCTGAAAAATACCAAGCAGGAGCACAAATTCAACAGGTCAATAATGTTGCCTGGTTTGAGGATACGAGTGCAGAAAATAGCACCACTGCGTCGACCTGGTTTGCCGTCGATCGCAGTATAACTGTAGCTGTTTCAGTACCACAATCAAGTGGTAATGCTGCACTTGTATCCATAACCCAAGCCCTTGACGAGACTATTCCTGTGCGGTAG
- a CDS encoding uracil-DNA glycosylase — MSKKSLPVHESWLEPLAPVEEKIHLMGDFLRAENAAGRGYLPSGSSVLRAFHYPFDEVKVIIVGQDPYPTPGHAMGLSFSTQPGVRPLPRSLVNIFKELSDDLGIPAPTDGDLTPWSEQGVALFNRVLTVQPGNAGSHRGRGWEEITETALRALAQRNKPLVGLLWGRDAQATRAFLGKTPCVMSAHPSPLSASRGFFGSRPFSQVNQLLEQQGSSPVDWRL, encoded by the coding sequence ATGAGTAAAAAATCTTTACCCGTGCATGAATCTTGGTTAGAACCACTAGCACCTGTGGAAGAGAAAATACATTTAATGGGGGATTTTCTTCGCGCAGAAAATGCTGCTGGTCGTGGTTATTTGCCTAGTGGATCGTCAGTATTGCGCGCTTTTCATTATCCTTTTGACGAGGTAAAAGTGATTATTGTTGGGCAAGATCCTTACCCAACTCCTGGACACGCAATGGGATTGAGCTTTTCGACGCAACCTGGAGTCCGTCCACTGCCGCGTAGTTTAGTGAATATCTTTAAGGAATTATCCGATGACCTAGGTATTCCTGCTCCAACAGATGGCGATCTTACCCCTTGGTCAGAGCAGGGGGTAGCTCTTTTTAATAGAGTGCTTACTGTACAACCAGGTAATGCAGGTTCTCACCGTGGGCGTGGCTGGGAAGAAATAACAGAAACTGCATTGCGTGCTTTAGCACAGCGCAATAAGCCATTAGTAGGATTGCTCTGGGGGCGTGATGCTCAAGCAACCCGTGCTTTTCTCGGTAAAACTCCTTGTGTTATGTCTGCCCACCCTTCACCTTTATCGGCGAGTCGAGGTTTCTTTGGATCGCGTCCTTTTAGCCAAGTCAACCAATTATTAGAGCAACAAGGTAGTTCTCCAGTAGATTGGCGACTATAA
- a CDS encoding NAD(P)H-dependent glycerol-3-phosphate dehydrogenase, with product MRVAIMGAGSWGTTIAKVFADAGCQVCIWARRTEVAQEINHNHRNSAYLADIELPHNLTAHHDVLTVLADSDIVVLAIPSQQLRANLSQWAEAIPEEAIVLSLAKGIEQNTYLRMSEVIAETIRRPVETIAVLSGPNLAQEIAQEQPAATVIACNDQRRAQIVQRALDSSYLRPYTNTDVIGCELAGAAKNVIALACGMALGRGLGENTLATLITRGLAEITNLGLAMGADARTFAGLAGLGDLVATCSSPLSRNRCFGQRLGAGETLDAARAATHGQVAEGVISSQSIFILSQKYHVDMPITEAVYGVCHQGTHVDELIEALMGHSMKAE from the coding sequence ATGAGAGTTGCCATAATGGGCGCAGGTTCTTGGGGAACTACAATAGCAAAGGTTTTTGCTGATGCAGGGTGCCAAGTATGCATATGGGCGCGAAGAACCGAAGTAGCTCAAGAGATCAATCATAACCACCGAAACTCTGCGTATTTAGCAGACATTGAGTTACCGCATAACCTCACAGCTCATCATGATGTACTGACAGTGCTCGCAGATAGCGACATTGTTGTGCTAGCCATTCCCTCACAGCAGTTGAGAGCAAATCTGTCTCAGTGGGCAGAGGCAATTCCTGAGGAAGCAATTGTGCTGAGTCTTGCCAAAGGCATTGAGCAGAATACGTATTTACGCATGAGCGAAGTTATCGCTGAAACTATACGACGACCTGTAGAAACTATTGCGGTGTTATCGGGACCAAACCTGGCACAGGAGATAGCACAGGAACAGCCTGCAGCAACTGTGATTGCTTGTAATGACCAGCGACGAGCACAAATAGTACAAAGAGCATTAGATTCTTCTTACTTGCGTCCCTATACCAATACAGATGTTATTGGGTGTGAATTAGCAGGTGCGGCAAAAAATGTTATTGCACTGGCGTGTGGCATGGCACTTGGACGAGGACTAGGCGAAAATACGCTTGCCACGCTTATTACTCGTGGCTTGGCAGAGATTACTAACCTTGGGCTTGCTATGGGAGCGGATGCTCGTACTTTTGCCGGTTTGGCTGGTCTAGGTGACCTGGTTGCTACATGTTCTTCTCCTTTGTCGAGGAATCGCTGTTTTGGGCAGCGACTAGGAGCGGGGGAGACATTAGATGCTGCTCGTGCTGCCACTCACGGACAAGTTGCCGAGGGGGTTATTTCTTCCCAATCAATTTTTATACTTTCGCAAAAGTATCATGTGGATATGCCTATTACTGAGGCGGTATATGGGGTGTGCCATCAGGGAACACACGTCGATGAGCTCATAGAGGCTCTCATGGGACATTCGATGAAAGCTGAATAA
- the leuD gene encoding 3-isopropylmalate dehydratase small subunit, with translation MEKFETHTGVGVPLTRSNVDTDQIIPAVYLKRVTRSGFEDGLFNNWRSNEADFVLNQPAYAHGTVLVAGPDFGTGSSREHAVWALMDYGFRVVLSSRFADIFRGNSGKAGLLAAQMNQEDIELLWKQLEQEPGKEITVDLVHRTVSCGENVYSFDVDDYTRWRLMEGLDDIGLTLQKEQEIKAFEQRRPAFKPRTQ, from the coding sequence ATGGAAAAATTTGAGACACATACAGGTGTTGGAGTCCCACTGACTCGTTCTAATGTAGATACTGACCAGATCATTCCAGCGGTATATCTCAAGCGAGTAACCCGTAGTGGTTTTGAGGATGGACTCTTTAATAACTGGCGTAGTAATGAGGCAGACTTTGTGCTTAATCAGCCTGCCTATGCGCACGGTACTGTTCTTGTCGCAGGACCTGATTTTGGTACTGGATCATCACGTGAGCACGCGGTGTGGGCACTCATGGACTATGGCTTTAGAGTGGTGTTATCGTCTCGTTTTGCTGATATTTTCCGTGGAAACTCTGGCAAAGCTGGTTTGCTGGCAGCCCAGATGAATCAAGAAGATATTGAATTATTGTGGAAACAGCTTGAGCAGGAACCAGGAAAAGAAATTACTGTCGATCTGGTGCACCGAACAGTCAGCTGTGGTGAGAATGTCTATTCTTTCGACGTCGATGACTACACTCGATGGAGGCTAATGGAAGGACTTGATGATATCGGCCTGACCCTGCAAAAGGAGCAAGAGATTAAGGCTTTTGAGCAACGTCGTCCCGCTTTTAAGCCTCGAACACAGTAA
- the leuC gene encoding 3-isopropylmalate dehydratase large subunit, with product MTSPMDSHDNTHKPGQEGKNKLTLAEKVWRDHIVSQGKQGDPDLIFIDLQLLHEVTSPQAFDGLRLAGRTIRHPELHLATEDHNVPTTGIKVGALTEIKDATSRTQVETLRKNCAEFGVRLHPMGDIKQGIVHQVGPQLGATQPGMTIVCGDSHTSTHGAFGAMAFGIGTSEVEHVMATQTLSLKPFKTMAINVSGQLQPGVSAKDLILAIIAKIGTGGGQGHVIEYRGEAIKKLSMEARMTICNMSIEAGARAGMIAPDETTFEYLKGRELAPQGADWDAAVSYWKTLPTDEGAEFDTVVDIDGSALTPFVTWGTNPGQGLPLDATVPSPEDFTNDNDKAAAEKALKYMDLIPGTPLREIKIDTVFLGSCTNARIEDLRAAAQVLDGRKIADSVRMMVVPSSAMVKQQAEEEGLDKIFIAAGADWRTAGCSMCLGMNPDQLAPGERSASTSNRNFEGRQGPGGRTHLVSPEVAAATAVRGTLSSPADLL from the coding sequence ATGACCAGCCCCATGGATTCCCATGATAATACACATAAGCCAGGTCAAGAGGGGAAAAATAAACTAACCCTTGCTGAAAAAGTATGGCGCGATCATATTGTTTCTCAAGGCAAACAGGGCGACCCTGATCTTATTTTCATTGACCTGCAATTATTGCATGAGGTTACCTCACCACAAGCCTTTGATGGTTTACGCTTGGCAGGGCGTACAATACGTCACCCTGAATTACATCTAGCAACCGAAGATCATAATGTGCCTACCACTGGAATTAAGGTAGGAGCATTAACAGAAATTAAAGATGCCACCTCTCGTACTCAAGTAGAGACATTGCGTAAAAACTGTGCAGAGTTTGGTGTGCGATTGCACCCAATGGGGGATATTAAACAGGGAATTGTGCATCAAGTAGGACCACAATTAGGAGCTACGCAGCCAGGGATGACCATTGTTTGCGGTGATTCCCATACTTCAACGCATGGTGCGTTTGGAGCTATGGCCTTTGGTATAGGTACGTCAGAGGTAGAACACGTTATGGCTACCCAGACATTATCGCTGAAACCATTTAAGACAATGGCGATTAACGTCAGTGGTCAATTGCAGCCCGGGGTATCAGCTAAAGACTTGATTTTGGCGATCATTGCCAAAATAGGCACAGGTGGTGGACAAGGGCACGTTATCGAATATCGCGGCGAAGCCATTAAAAAATTGTCTATGGAAGCACGAATGACCATATGCAATATGTCCATTGAAGCAGGTGCGCGAGCAGGAATGATTGCTCCCGATGAAACCACTTTTGAGTATCTCAAAGGTCGTGAGTTGGCACCTCAAGGTGCTGACTGGGATGCTGCTGTTTCGTATTGGAAAACATTGCCCACAGATGAAGGCGCAGAGTTTGACACCGTGGTAGACATAGATGGTAGTGCTCTAACTCCGTTTGTTACGTGGGGCACTAACCCTGGTCAGGGATTGCCACTCGATGCCACAGTGCCGTCACCAGAGGATTTCACCAATGATAATGACAAAGCAGCTGCAGAAAAAGCCTTAAAATATATGGATCTCATTCCGGGAACACCGTTGCGTGAGATAAAAATTGACACTGTATTCCTTGGCTCTTGTACGAATGCGCGTATCGAAGATTTGCGTGCGGCAGCACAGGTATTGGATGGTCGCAAAATTGCCGATTCGGTGCGCATGATGGTTGTGCCTTCGTCGGCGATGGTTAAGCAGCAGGCAGAGGAAGAAGGGCTGGATAAAATTTTTATTGCGGCAGGCGCAGATTGGCGAACTGCAGGGTGCTCTATGTGCCTTGGGATGAATCCAGACCAGCTTGCTCCAGGTGAGCGTTCTGCTTCTACCTCAAACCGTAATTTCGAGGGGCGGCAGGGTCCAGGTGGGCGCACCCATTTAGTTTCTCCAGAAGTAGCAGCTGCTACTGCTGTTCGAGGAACATTATCGTCTCCAGCTGATTTACTCTAA
- a CDS encoding thiamine-phosphate kinase: MSSYSATPAKPLNPTVAEVGEQAAINVIVAHAPSSRNGDDAAVLAHGAPNSRTVVSTDMLVENRHFRLDWSTPAEIGRKAITQNFADLEAMGARPVAALLALSVPGYTRLGFVSELARGISQRVSDYGAELVGGDITDGEAIVISITAIGQLGGSLPALTLDKAKPGQIVIASGAIGESAAGLALLNRCNREEIPAEFYPLLQAHCSGVIPPGRGFVARAAGVSALTDNSDGIIADLSTMAAKSGVSINLDSSVLAPTALMYQAAEFLDADPWEWVLCGGEDHTLMGTTDYDPPTGFRKIGVVEKSNCELLVSVDKQQPVYDSGWTSYGKR, encoded by the coding sequence ATGAGTAGTTACTCCGCGACACCAGCTAAGCCGCTCAACCCTACTGTGGCAGAAGTGGGCGAACAGGCAGCAATTAATGTGATTGTGGCTCATGCACCGAGTTCAAGGAATGGTGATGATGCCGCAGTCCTAGCGCATGGCGCACCAAACTCTCGTACTGTTGTCAGTACAGATATGTTGGTTGAAAACCGTCATTTCCGTCTAGATTGGTCCACTCCAGCAGAGATTGGTCGTAAAGCGATTACCCAAAATTTTGCCGATTTGGAAGCAATGGGTGCTCGTCCGGTAGCTGCACTATTGGCCTTATCGGTGCCAGGATACACACGCCTTGGTTTTGTTTCTGAACTGGCACGGGGTATCTCGCAGCGAGTAAGTGATTATGGTGCAGAATTAGTTGGTGGTGATATTACCGACGGGGAAGCTATCGTTATCTCTATAACGGCGATTGGGCAATTAGGTGGTTCGTTACCGGCGTTAACTCTTGATAAAGCAAAACCTGGGCAAATTGTGATTGCTTCTGGTGCTATAGGCGAATCAGCAGCGGGATTGGCATTGCTCAATCGTTGTAATCGTGAGGAAATTCCTGCAGAGTTCTATCCACTGCTACAAGCTCATTGTTCAGGTGTTATTCCTCCTGGACGTGGTTTTGTTGCCAGAGCAGCTGGAGTAAGTGCTTTGACTGATAACTCAGATGGAATCATTGCTGACCTTTCTACGATGGCTGCTAAATCAGGTGTAAGCATAAATCTTGATTCATCAGTGCTCGCTCCTACTGCGTTGATGTATCAAGCTGCGGAATTTCTTGATGCAGATCCGTGGGAGTGGGTGCTTTGTGGTGGGGAAGACCATACACTCATGGGAACCACTGATTATGATCCGCCAACTGGTTTCAGAAAAATAGGGGTAGTGGAAAAAAGCAATTGCGAGCTACTGGTGAGCGTCGATAAGCAACAACCGGTTTATGATAGTGGTTGGACAAGTTATGGAAAGAGATGA